The Bubalus kerabau isolate K-KA32 ecotype Philippines breed swamp buffalo chromosome X, PCC_UOA_SB_1v2, whole genome shotgun sequence genome has a segment encoding these proteins:
- the LOC129640070 gene encoding non-histone chromosomal protein HMG-14-like: MAGFERVPQRKVSSASGVGEVPKRKAGRLSTKSTPVKMETKPKKVAGKDKSSDRKVQTKGEKGAMGKQVEVANQETEDLLASNGENENKKSPASDGAGKKEVMCD, encoded by the exons ATGGCCGGCTTTGAAAG GGTGCCCCAGAGGAAGGTCAGCTCTGCATCGGGAGTTGGGGAGGTGCCCAAGAGGAAAGCTGGGAGGTTGTCAACTAAATCTACTCCTGTCAAAATGGAAACAAAGCCAAAGAAGGTGGCAGGAAAGGATAAATCTTCAGATAGAAAAGTGCAAACAAAAGGGGAAAAGGGAGCAATGGGAAAACAGGTGGAAGTGGCCAACCAAGAGACTGAAGATTTACTTGCATCAAATGGAGAGAATGAAAACAAGAAGAGCCCAGCCTCTGATGGAGCAGGAAAGAAAGAAGTTATGTGTGATTAA